A window from Symbiopectobacterium purcellii encodes these proteins:
- a CDS encoding tail fiber assembly protein: protein MSNYSTDIETAELGENGLSKKAGWITVYRAHHFTREYHSASMEYLMLGVGLPAHSYPDEPELPPVGQALHRSADGKLWEFSPDHRGQTVYGTETRQEQTVTQFGELPDNVTLLKPETEFDEWNGKKWVTDTKAQQAAESLAEQQAAQQELSSRLTVANTRIETLSDAVDLDMATHEEKTALKGWRTYRVQLSRIDISTAPDIDWPEAPEGGKTVN, encoded by the coding sequence ATGAGCAACTATTCTACTGATATTGAGACTGCCGAATTAGGCGAAAATGGACTCAGCAAAAAGGCTGGCTGGATCACTGTCTATCGCGCGCATCATTTCACGCGCGAATACCACAGCGCCAGCATGGAGTATCTCATGCTTGGTGTAGGCCTTCCCGCCCACAGTTACCCCGATGAACCAGAGTTACCGCCTGTTGGGCAAGCGCTGCATCGCTCGGCTGATGGCAAGTTGTGGGAATTTTCACCCGATCATCGCGGGCAAACGGTTTACGGCACAGAAACACGGCAGGAACAGACTGTCACCCAATTCGGCGAACTGCCGGATAATGTCACGTTACTGAAGCCCGAGACCGAGTTCGATGAGTGGAACGGAAAAAAGTGGGTGACAGACACGAAAGCCCAGCAAGCGGCGGAATCACTAGCTGAGCAGCAGGCGGCACAACAGGAGTTAAGCTCACGCCTTACTGTAGCGAATACCCGCATTGAGACGCTGAGCGATGCGGTTGATCTGGATATGGCTACTCATGAAGAGAAAACCGCGTTAAAGGGGTGGAGAACGTACCGGGTGCAGCTGAGCCGCATTGATATCAGCACAGCGCCGGATATCGACTGGCCGGAAGCGCCCGAAGGTGGAAAAACGGTGAATTAG
- a CDS encoding CfaE/CblD family pilus tip adhesin: MKTNIYCWLTALCWLVSLPVLADLPTSNTTTVTETMDTSSLPAPLYIWNKVIVGSSTGTNSTNVGMVCKSSTDSTNGACPTALSWTGLAPGFITLTFTQDRTGQTKTLTVAGVRNIGSANSFKPWTGVNSGGLYAPILTYSIAQSELSSLTDGVWRATLVMDYYNYSPATYVATWTASITLTVTSESAQQVYFPAFASTDATVDLDVRGLLSTTTSGSASLDMCLYDGANAAGKTIILSLSDQGASPSDRTSGLFSVYRTGGSAADAADRIDFAITVKNPVTRAAQTVKNGESITWTAPDGGFTARLVTLPDYTTSTYCVPAPLTFTTQTFKPSTKHSGDYTGTVTVTYTPSTS; the protein is encoded by the coding sequence ATGAAAACAAACATTTATTGCTGGCTGACAGCCCTGTGCTGGCTGGTATCGCTGCCTGTGCTGGCTGACCTGCCGACAAGCAACACGACGACCGTGACGGAGACGATGGACACCAGTTCGCTGCCCGCCCCGCTGTATATCTGGAATAAGGTTATCGTTGGCAGCAGTACTGGGACGAACTCAACTAACGTAGGCATGGTCTGTAAAAGCAGCACGGACAGCACCAATGGAGCTTGTCCGACAGCCCTTTCTTGGACTGGCTTGGCCCCGGGCTTCATTACGCTGACGTTCACCCAGGACCGCACCGGGCAGACAAAGACCCTGACTGTGGCTGGAGTGCGTAATATTGGATCGGCCAATTCATTTAAACCTTGGACCGGGGTAAATTCTGGTGGTCTTTATGCGCCAATACTTACTTATAGTATCGCGCAGAGTGAGTTAAGCAGCCTGACTGACGGAGTCTGGCGCGCCACTTTGGTGATGGATTACTACAATTATTCTCCAGCTACGTATGTGGCCACCTGGACTGCCAGCATCACTCTGACTGTCACCTCAGAAAGTGCCCAGCAGGTGTATTTCCCGGCCTTTGCGTCCACAGATGCAACTGTTGACCTGGACGTTCGCGGGCTCTTATCGACAACCACAAGCGGTTCGGCCTCGCTGGATATGTGTCTGTATGACGGCGCGAATGCGGCAGGAAAAACGATAATCCTGTCGCTAAGTGATCAGGGGGCTTCACCTTCAGACCGTACCTCGGGTCTTTTCTCCGTCTACCGGACCGGAGGGAGTGCGGCGGATGCGGCAGACCGCATTGACTTTGCCATCACGGTAAAAAATCCGGTTACCCGCGCTGCGCAGACGGTGAAGAATGGCGAGTCCATCACCTGGACAGCACCGGATGGGGGGTTCACCGCACGACTGGTCACCCTGCCAGACTACACGACATCCACGTATTGTGTTCCGGCGCCGCTGACATTTACCACCCAGACTTTTAAGCCCTCAACTAAACACAGCGGCGATTATACCGGGACGGTGACGGTCACCTATACCCCAAGCACCAGCTGA
- a CDS encoding Rpn family recombination-promoting nuclease/putative transposase, translated as MTTSSLSQHDSLFKKFLGDIAVARDFLEIHLPPHLRERCDFSTLAMESGSFIEDDLRTQCSDMLYSVQTNAGRGYIYTLIEHQSSPEKLMAWRLMRYSMAAMQRHLEQGNETLPVVIPLLFYHGTTSPYPYSTQWLDCFTDPELAESVYTQAFPLVDITAMPDDEILSHRRVALLELVQKHIRTRDMLELAGDIARLLNLWAIPKEQFRSLMYYIVGRGETSDTRQFLHTIAAQTQDYQEDVMTIAEQLRQEGRQEGIHLGRQEGRQEGRQEGEHTASLNIARQLLANGVERTLVKMSTGLSDDELATLFDDRR; from the coding sequence ATGACAACATCCTCACTTTCCCAACATGATTCTCTGTTCAAAAAGTTTCTCGGTGATATCGCTGTGGCCCGAGACTTTTTGGAAATCCATCTACCACCACACCTGCGTGAGCGCTGTGATTTCAGCACACTTGCGATGGAGTCCGGCAGTTTTATCGAAGACGACCTGCGCACCCAGTGTTCGGATATGCTCTATTCCGTGCAGACAAATGCGGGGAGAGGCTACATTTATACACTCATCGAGCACCAAAGTAGCCCTGAGAAGTTAATGGCGTGGCGTTTAATGCGTTATAGCATGGCAGCCATGCAGCGCCACCTAGAGCAAGGCAACGAGACCTTGCCCGTGGTCATTCCACTCCTGTTCTACCACGGCACCACGTCGCCCTACCCCTACAGCACCCAATGGCTCGATTGCTTTACTGACCCTGAACTGGCAGAATCAGTCTATACACAGGCATTCCCGCTGGTCGATATCACCGCTATGCCGGATGATGAAATACTCTCTCATCGGCGGGTAGCACTGCTGGAATTGGTGCAAAAACACATCCGTACTCGGGACATGCTGGAACTGGCAGGAGATATCGCCCGCCTGCTCAATCTATGGGCGATACCTAAAGAGCAGTTTCGTAGCCTGATGTACTACATTGTAGGTCGAGGCGAAACCTCAGACACCAGACAGTTCTTGCATACCATAGCCGCACAGACACAAGATTATCAGGAGGATGTCATGACCATTGCAGAACAGCTACGCCAGGAAGGTCGCCAAGAAGGCATTCACCTCGGTCGCCAAGAAGGTCGCCAAGAAGGACGCCAAGAAGGCGAGCATACCGCCTCGCTCAACATTGCAAGGCAACTTCTCGCCAACGGCGTTGAACGTACTCTTGTCAAAATGTCGACCGGCCTTTCCGACGACGAGTTGGCTACCCTGTTCGACGACCGACGCTAA
- a CDS encoding phage tail protein — MVFSIYGDCWQVEGTNPIRIGYDEITFRSTYPFSGDLTLYQRTIRAPDPFVAPLPPITQLEGKILAVSGGKPIGVLPESGSAADVLIQLAATSGAGLVVGTSGNTVQTEINDIKEDLVDISTNGASKLSTPRNINGVPFDGTANITLPLDLPVGSPVPYALSTPPAGWLQCNGQTFNKTTYPQLALAYPSGVLPDLRGEFIRGWDDGRDVDPGRSLLSAQNDAMQPITAKWAMDDQAAGGGIDYPPCGALYIDSTARVNYDAVSTRNSFGARGVFDSSLQTRTANETRPRNIAFNYIVRAA, encoded by the coding sequence ATGGTTTTCAGCATTTACGGTGACTGTTGGCAGGTAGAAGGCACTAACCCAATTCGCATCGGGTATGACGAAATCACATTCCGTTCCACCTATCCGTTTTCAGGGGATTTGACTCTTTATCAGCGCACTATCCGCGCCCCTGATCCGTTTGTGGCACCCTTGCCGCCAATCACCCAACTCGAAGGGAAAATACTGGCGGTTTCTGGCGGTAAGCCTATTGGGGTTTTGCCGGAGTCCGGTAGCGCGGCTGATGTGTTAATTCAACTAGCCGCAACATCAGGGGCCGGATTGGTTGTGGGAACATCCGGCAATACAGTTCAGACAGAAATTAACGACATTAAAGAGGATCTGGTTGATATTTCCACAAACGGAGCAAGTAAACTGTCCACTCCCAGAAATATTAACGGCGTTCCGTTTGATGGTACAGCTAACATTACCTTGCCGTTGGATCTTCCTGTTGGCTCTCCCGTTCCCTATGCCTTATCAACCCCGCCCGCTGGTTGGCTCCAGTGCAACGGCCAGACATTCAACAAAACCACCTATCCGCAATTGGCGCTTGCCTATCCGTCTGGAGTGTTACCTGACCTGCGCGGCGAATTTATTCGTGGCTGGGATGATGGGCGCGATGTTGATCCTGGGCGTTCACTGCTCTCAGCGCAGAATGATGCGATGCAACCGATAACAGCAAAATGGGCTATGGACGATCAAGCCGCCGGTGGAGGTATCGATTATCCCCCCTGCGGGGCCTTATACATCGACAGCACCGCGAGGGTTAATTACGACGCGGTATCAACACGCAATAGTTTTGGCGCACGCGGGGTGTTTGATTCATCGCTACAAACACGAACCGCTAACGAAACCCGCCCGCGCAACATCGCCTTTAACTACATTGTGAGAGCAGCATAA
- a CDS encoding TcfC E-set like domain-containing protein, translated as MRVPAGFEELIQGQEFQSEVQVYGQSLGMARIRVDLENITFLEPDKLSLAIAKLYGNPSGLDSLLTKKLHLPLSRNGQLSCSAHRGRVGCDYLKTDSLGLIYDENNNVVRLFLSDRYTLHEPEDSGYYQATPAGRNALIHQQALNLATTGQYQSLTLRGNGTLGLGETSYANVDWSWLSQRSGHSGTQQAEASNAYFRQDFLKRIYIQAGLMNSQDIYTNAGGNIALNQLPIGRIRGFRMGSTLAWANKSKMSAGTPVNLFLPRDARVDAYRDNQLLNTFYLKAGMQLLDTSMLPAGSYTLTLRIYENNQLVRTESQLYTRQEIGWGNGFQWFLQAGSPDSERSSMTTDASHEHFVMHAGGRLPLTDTLALTAGTAVLSESEYAEAAADWLHGFDAGGQLSTRVSSLQGSDGSRGNTQQVSYNDGFALSFYRTSRTADDCNVQRSHIYDFTGCYKNTSVMLSVPVMSWQVIVGYTLSDNQGRYVYRQDLDENSAEYNAGAPWEQVYQSRSRSENWQLGLNRSFAVNGLNINTRLSAYVRNVSTYSSPDKGGYIGVSISRSTKLSGGARRTTSAGVSWQSGQPSGSQLGYSTSMTQYGEDNGNDRIGVALSGVNTDTVNGSVTGSTGSQYGDGTLTVSDAWDRSGSRRHTFGSSGAYNSSLVVDRSGVALGRWSNDGAASAFGVSVGQSDGETGSRVSISGLGRRTDITSGRRAVFTTQGYQESRFSINESGVPSDGVAAEITRGTGTTTAFMAPGKILNKEVTVSPRYIWLGRLLDGSRQPLEGAIPLNVASWTSVGDGGFTMETESRMDQLYVMRADRFWVCALKVRKVRDVVRYLGATTCQRTDMAHLPSAERRQVTLMTAGSERTNSPVAMTD; from the coding sequence ATGCGTGTCCCGGCAGGGTTTGAAGAGTTGATTCAGGGTCAGGAATTTCAGTCAGAGGTTCAGGTATATGGTCAGTCTCTTGGCATGGCCCGTATCCGGGTGGACCTTGAAAATATAACCTTTCTTGAGCCTGATAAATTATCGCTGGCCATCGCGAAACTTTACGGCAATCCCTCCGGACTTGATTCCCTGCTGACAAAAAAACTTCATCTGCCATTGAGCAGGAATGGCCAGTTATCATGCAGTGCCCACCGGGGGCGTGTCGGCTGTGATTATCTCAAAACAGACAGCCTCGGTCTTATTTATGATGAAAACAATAATGTAGTCAGACTGTTTCTCAGCGACCGTTACACTCTTCACGAGCCTGAAGACAGTGGTTATTACCAGGCCACGCCAGCAGGCCGCAATGCACTTATTCACCAGCAGGCTCTAAATCTGGCCACGACGGGTCAGTATCAATCACTGACATTAAGAGGTAATGGCACTCTCGGGCTGGGAGAAACCAGCTATGCCAATGTGGACTGGAGCTGGCTGAGCCAGCGTTCTGGTCATTCCGGTACCCAGCAGGCGGAAGCCTCTAATGCGTATTTCAGGCAGGATTTTCTGAAACGCATCTATATCCAGGCCGGACTGATGAATTCTCAGGATATCTATACGAATGCGGGGGGGAATATAGCCCTGAATCAGTTGCCGATAGGGCGCATTCGCGGCTTTCGTATGGGGTCGACTCTGGCGTGGGCAAATAAAAGCAAAATGTCAGCAGGCACGCCTGTGAACCTGTTTTTACCCCGGGATGCGCGAGTGGATGCCTACCGGGATAATCAGTTGCTCAACACGTTCTACCTCAAAGCCGGCATGCAGTTACTCGATACCAGTATGTTACCGGCGGGCAGTTACACGCTGACCTTGCGTATTTATGAGAATAACCAGCTCGTACGAACGGAATCACAGCTTTATACCCGCCAGGAGATAGGGTGGGGGAACGGATTTCAGTGGTTCCTGCAGGCGGGTTCACCGGACAGTGAACGCTCCTCCATGACTACGGATGCTTCACATGAGCATTTTGTCATGCATGCCGGCGGTCGCCTCCCTCTGACAGACACGCTGGCGCTTACGGCCGGAACGGCTGTACTCAGTGAGTCTGAATATGCCGAAGCGGCAGCCGACTGGCTTCATGGATTTGACGCGGGGGGGCAGCTGAGCACGCGGGTCAGCTCGCTGCAAGGCAGCGATGGTTCCCGAGGGAATACCCAGCAGGTGAGTTACAACGATGGTTTCGCTCTCAGCTTTTACCGCACATCACGGACGGCGGATGACTGTAATGTCCAGCGCTCGCATATTTATGACTTCACGGGCTGCTACAAAAACACCAGCGTGATGTTGTCTGTTCCCGTAATGAGCTGGCAGGTCATTGTGGGTTATACCCTTAGCGATAATCAGGGGCGTTATGTTTACCGTCAGGACCTGGATGAAAACAGTGCTGAATATAATGCCGGTGCCCCCTGGGAACAGGTGTACCAGTCCCGCTCCCGTAGCGAGAACTGGCAGCTTGGTCTGAATCGCAGCTTTGCTGTCAATGGCCTCAATATAAACACGCGGCTGAGCGCTTATGTCAGAAATGTCAGCACCTACAGCAGCCCCGACAAAGGCGGGTATATCGGGGTATCAATATCCCGCAGTACGAAACTTTCAGGCGGAGCTCGCCGGACAACCAGCGCCGGCGTCAGCTGGCAGTCTGGACAGCCAAGTGGAAGTCAGCTTGGGTACAGTACATCAATGACCCAATATGGCGAAGATAACGGAAATGACCGCATAGGCGTGGCATTGTCAGGCGTCAATACTGATACGGTGAATGGCTCGGTCACCGGAAGTACCGGCAGTCAGTACGGTGATGGCACGCTGACGGTAAGTGATGCGTGGGACCGTTCAGGAAGCCGCCGGCATACCTTTGGCAGCAGCGGAGCCTACAACTCCTCCCTGGTGGTGGACCGGTCAGGCGTGGCGCTGGGGCGCTGGAGTAATGACGGCGCGGCCTCAGCCTTTGGTGTCTCCGTCGGGCAGAGTGATGGCGAGACCGGTTCCCGGGTCAGTATCTCCGGTCTCGGGCGTCGGACGGATATCACAAGCGGGCGGCGGGCAGTGTTTACGACGCAGGGATATCAGGAAAGCAGATTCAGTATCAATGAGTCGGGCGTCCCCTCTGACGGGGTGGCGGCTGAAATCACCCGGGGTACGGGCACGACCACGGCCTTTATGGCTCCCGGTAAAATACTTAATAAAGAGGTTACCGTGAGTCCGCGCTATATCTGGCTCGGCCGGTTGCTTGATGGTTCACGTCAGCCTCTTGAGGGCGCTATCCCCCTCAATGTGGCGTCATGGACGTCAGTCGGTGACGGCGGTTTTACCATGGAGACGGAGTCACGCATGGACCAGCTGTACGTTATGCGGGCAGACCGGTTCTGGGTGTGTGCACTGAAGGTGCGGAAAGTACGCGATGTCGTTCGCTATCTGGGTGCCACCACGTGCCAGCGCACAGATATGGCGCATCTGCCGTCAGCAGAGCGTCGTCAGGTTACCCTGATGACCGCCGGGTCAGAGCGTACAAACAGCCCGGTAGCAATGACAGACTAA